From one Planktothrix sp. FACHB-1365 genomic stretch:
- a CDS encoding TetR/AcrR family transcriptional regulator, whose product MNPVEQTELSQMDSIGEKAEQIFEGALQEFLVHGYAGTSMDRVASSAGVSKATVYNHFGDKEGLFIALIKRLAQKKYYIFVESQKAELMQAEPQIVLRQLANTILDHSMQDQEYLAFIRLVIGESGRFPELAKTFVHNLGKPGIQVLTEYLTNQRYITIGDPEAMARVIIGTLAHYVLLQEILQGKEIVPMERDRIINTLVDLIIPQPTPDT is encoded by the coding sequence ATGAACCCCGTGGAACAAACCGAACTCTCTCAGATGGATAGTATTGGCGAAAAAGCAGAACAGATTTTTGAAGGGGCACTGCAAGAATTTTTAGTGCATGGCTATGCTGGAACCAGCATGGATCGGGTTGCGTCATCGGCGGGAGTGTCGAAAGCAACGGTTTATAACCATTTTGGGGATAAAGAAGGGTTATTTATTGCCTTAATCAAACGATTAGCCCAGAAAAAATATTACATTTTTGTTGAGTCTCAAAAAGCGGAATTGATGCAAGCTGAACCTCAAATTGTGTTGAGACAACTTGCCAATACTATTTTAGATCATTCCATGCAAGATCAGGAATATTTAGCGTTTATTCGCTTAGTGATTGGAGAATCTGGGCGATTTCCAGAATTAGCTAAAACCTTTGTCCATAATTTAGGAAAACCGGGAATTCAAGTGTTAACCGAATATTTAACCAATCAGCGCTATATTACAATTGGTGATCCTGAAGCAATGGCACGAGTGATTATTGGAACCTTAGCCCATTATGTGTTATTACAAGAAATTTTGCAAGGTAAAGAGATTGTTCCGATGGAACGAGATCGTATTATTAATACGTTAGTAGATTTAATTATTCCTCAGCCGACACCTGACACTTGA
- a CDS encoding DUF3685 domain-containing protein gives MTPSSLQLLILDDDPIFRIGLRTALEPFSDLEVITDVESRDAALQVLVSQSQITINSTNQKPVDLIILELGLKPDLILDFCQTLKKQYPQIPILLLTAIQHRNLLVTAQEIGVEGYCPKGIPVIELVPIIRRVATGERYWLESLAALNREPVAEIVTRKTGSFFKQIRGFLVQPGLRQIEQAIAEVNQEIEQNIEGLNQQDRIAIINQLILTGKRRELFVARWLVSQLLPDSPSPTPENSASISPDNFPVFNRSNPEPNNFNSEESLVLNSNSINSRNSAIVVSDLKSILFDKTVMKLQSGLINVTGIPLEIDILRLSKKRELLYILLKQLESLLDELILSDIQPEQLPEKVPDLVQDFWEAAILDFLGKYYTLNTNNQDLEIVPILLKDANLIQRDILSKIPLISDLFEHLLFQTPLTIDNLSCPAGSLDAMQRSEALLQNLLIQVANGVIQPLLNYFSDYEEIKLKFYDRRLLSTREIEKFRNNLSWRYRLSQYVAEPKAIFESSYLLFILGERGIQKQVIYSPRREELEKLSGIPLAVTLILETRDAVAPRLRSAVSFVGSGIIYILTNVVGRGLGLIGKGLLQGIGTSFQDNKMGKK, from the coding sequence ATGACTCCATCTTCTTTACAACTTTTGATCCTCGATGATGACCCTATTTTTCGGATCGGGTTACGAACAGCATTAGAACCTTTTTCAGATTTAGAAGTCATCACAGATGTTGAAAGTCGGGATGCTGCATTACAGGTATTAGTCAGTCAAAGTCAGATAACGATTAACAGCACGAACCAGAAACCTGTTGATTTAATTATTTTAGAATTAGGATTAAAACCAGATTTAATTCTTGATTTTTGCCAAACATTAAAAAAACAATATCCTCAAATCCCGATTCTATTATTAACGGCAATTCAACACCGAAATTTATTAGTAACAGCGCAAGAAATTGGGGTAGAGGGTTATTGTCCCAAGGGAATTCCGGTTATAGAATTGGTTCCAATTATTCGTCGAGTCGCAACGGGAGAACGCTATTGGTTGGAATCTTTAGCAGCCTTAAATCGAGAACCTGTTGCTGAAATTGTAACTCGAAAAACGGGATCTTTTTTTAAGCAAATTCGAGGGTTTTTAGTTCAACCGGGACTGCGACAAATTGAACAAGCGATCGCCGAAGTTAACCAAGAAATTGAGCAGAATATAGAAGGATTAAACCAACAGGATAGAATTGCGATTATTAACCAATTAATTCTGACGGGAAAACGACGAGAACTGTTCGTTGCACGTTGGCTAGTTAGTCAGCTTTTACCGGATTCTCCTTCTCCCACGCCAGAAAATTCTGCTTCTATTTCTCCTGATAATTTCCCCGTTTTCAATCGTTCTAACCCCGAACCTAACAACTTTAATTCAGAAGAATCCTTAGTTCTTAATTCTAACTCAATTAACTCTCGTAATTCAGCGATTGTAGTCAGTGATTTAAAATCAATTTTGTTTGATAAAACTGTCATGAAGTTACAGTCAGGATTAATTAATGTCACAGGAATTCCCTTAGAAATTGATATTTTAAGATTATCTAAAAAACGAGAATTATTATATATCTTATTAAAACAATTAGAAAGCTTATTAGATGAATTAATATTATCAGATATTCAACCCGAACAACTCCCAGAGAAAGTTCCTGATTTAGTTCAAGATTTCTGGGAAGCTGCTATTTTAGATTTTTTGGGCAAATATTATACTCTAAACACCAACAACCAAGATCTGGAAATCGTTCCGATTTTATTAAAAGATGCTAATCTGATTCAACGGGATATTTTAAGTAAAATTCCTTTAATCAGTGACTTATTTGAGCATTTATTATTCCAAACCCCCTTAACCATTGATAATTTATCCTGTCCGGCTGGAAGTTTAGACGCAATGCAACGTTCAGAAGCGTTATTACAAAATTTATTAATTCAAGTCGCCAATGGGGTCATACAACCTTTACTCAATTATTTTTCCGATTATGAAGAAATTAAACTTAAATTTTATGATCGACGGTTATTATCAACCCGTGAAATTGAAAAATTTAGAAATAACTTATCCTGGCGATATCGTCTTTCTCAATATGTAGCAGAACCCAAGGCAATTTTTGAAAGTTCCTATTTACTCTTTATTTTAGGAGAAAGAGGCATTCAAAAACAAGTGATTTATTCCCCACGACGGGAGGAATTAGAAAAATTATCAGGAATTCCCTTAGCCGTTACATTAATATTAGAAACACGGGATGCTGTTGCTCCTCGTCTGCGTTCGGCTGTTTCTTTTGTGGGTAGTGGAATTATTTATATATTAACCAATGTCGTTGGTCGAGGATTAGGTTTAATTGGGAAAGGTCTTTTACAGGGGATTGGAACATCTTTTCAGGATAATAAGATGGGGAAGAAATAG
- the devC gene encoding ABC transporter permease DevC has protein sequence MIGFIQRLTRRTPLGWLQLSHDKARMLVALSGIAFADVLIFMQLGFQTALYDSNTRLHTHLNADIMIISPQARNLVNLSTLPRRRLYQALDVPGVKSADSLYVNFSDWKTPKTGKKTAILVIGFDPRQSAFNLSEVQQNLDVIKLPDQVLFDRSSRGDYKEVIEKVDQGEIVSTELEKRTLKIAGLFKVGASFAADGTLITSDRNFLRLFPRRKPGGISAGLVKVEPGYDVEKVATDLQNYLPKDVKVLTNEQFLAFEKDYWSKNTAIGFVFSLGTAMGFVVGVIIVYQVLATDVADHTPEYATFKAMGFRNVYLLGIVFEEAIILAILGFIPGATISLGLYRLTRQATNLPLYMTLFRAIQVLVLTIIMCMLSGAIATRKLQAADPADIF, from the coding sequence ATGATTGGATTTATACAACGATTAACCCGCAGAACGCCGTTAGGATGGTTGCAATTAAGTCATGATAAAGCTCGAATGTTAGTGGCGTTATCAGGAATTGCCTTTGCGGATGTTTTGATTTTTATGCAATTGGGATTTCAAACGGCATTATATGACAGTAATACTCGATTGCATACCCATCTAAATGCTGATATTATGATTATCAGTCCCCAAGCCAGAAATTTAGTGAATTTATCAACGTTACCTCGGCGACGTTTATATCAAGCACTGGATGTTCCGGGGGTGAAATCCGCAGACTCTTTATATGTTAATTTTTCCGACTGGAAAACTCCCAAAACTGGGAAAAAAACAGCCATTTTAGTCATCGGATTTGATCCCCGTCAGTCGGCTTTTAATTTATCCGAAGTTCAACAAAATTTAGACGTGATTAAATTACCGGATCAGGTTTTATTTGATCGGTCTTCAAGGGGAGATTATAAAGAAGTTATTGAAAAAGTTGATCAAGGTGAAATTGTTAGTACAGAATTAGAAAAACGCACCCTTAAAATTGCCGGATTATTTAAAGTCGGGGCTTCCTTTGCGGCCGATGGTACATTAATCACGAGCGATCGCAATTTTTTACGATTATTTCCCCGAAGAAAACCAGGAGGAATTAGTGCTGGACTGGTTAAAGTTGAACCGGGTTATGATGTCGAAAAAGTCGCAACAGATTTACAAAATTATTTACCCAAAGATGTAAAAGTTTTAACCAATGAACAATTTTTAGCCTTTGAAAAAGATTATTGGTCAAAAAATACCGCCATTGGATTTGTGTTTAGTTTAGGGACAGCAATGGGGTTTGTGGTTGGGGTGATTATTGTTTATCAAGTTTTGGCGACAGATGTTGCTGACCATACCCCCGAATATGCAACATTTAAAGCAATGGGATTTAGAAATGTCTATTTATTAGGAATTGTTTTTGAAGAAGCGATTATTTTAGCAATATTAGGTTTTATTCCGGGTGCTACAATTTCTTTAGGGTTATATCGGTTAACCCGACAAGCGACAAATTTACCCTTATATATGACCTTATTTCGAGCAATTCAAGTGTTAGTCTTAACGATTATTATGTGTATGTTATCCGGTGCGATCGCCACTCGTAAATTACAAGCCGCTGATCCGGCTGATATCTTTTGA
- a CDS encoding PIN domain-containing protein, producing MMLTQKPIIVDTNILFSALLRENCRFNELLLTSEYAFFVCELVFVELFKRKEKIIQLSHLTEKEIIQIYYILLKRLRLYKEDLITLEYRRLAYELCQDVDVSDTPHVALTLQLNGLLWTGDKKLKLGLKNKGFEQFFELE from the coding sequence ATGATGTTAACTCAAAAGCCGATTATTGTTGATACCAATATATTGTTTTCTGCATTACTGAGGGAAAATTGTCGTTTCAATGAATTATTGCTAACTTCAGAGTATGCGTTTTTTGTCTGCGAACTTGTATTTGTAGAACTATTTAAGCGCAAGGAAAAAATTATTCAACTTAGTCATTTAACCGAAAAAGAAATTATTCAAATTTATTATATTTTGCTAAAACGTCTTCGTCTCTATAAAGAAGATTTAATTACTTTAGAATATCGTAGACTAGCTTACGAACTATGTCAAGATGTTGATGTGAGTGATACCCCTCATGTAGCATTAACGCTGCAATTGAATGGATTATTATGGACTGGAGATAAAAAATTAAAACTAGGCTTGAAAAATAAAGGATTTGAACAATTTTTTGAACTCGAATAA
- a CDS encoding NAD(P)(+) transhydrogenase (Re/Si-specific) subunit beta produces the protein MDIRLTGIQLSYLVAVTLFFFGLKKLGSPATARSGNLWAAIGMLIAVVATMLDRQILNYQMIALALIIGSVIGAVIAYKVQMTEMPQMVGLLNGLGGAASSMVAVGEFWRYLAASESPPLGTTITAILGVLIGGVTFTGSMIAFAKLQGIMSGSPILFPLQQQFNILLFVAFGLGSVYICLTPFNVAVFLGLVFISLILGVLFVIPIGGGDMPVVISLLNSFSGLAASAAGFVVMNNLLIIAGALVGASGIILTVIMCKAMNRSLTNVLFAGFGTGEGGSGAASGGTATDQTVRSIDPEEGAMMLGYARSVVIVPGYGMAVAQAQHSVKELVDQLENNGVDVKYAIHPVAGRMPGHMNVLLAEANVPYPQLYDMDDINPQFDQTDVALVIGANDVVNPAAREDKNSPIYGMPILDVDKAKHTIVIKRSMNTGFAGVENDLFYKDKTMMLFGSAKDVVAKLVSEVKQL, from the coding sequence ATGGATATTCGCTTAACGGGAATACAACTCAGCTATTTAGTGGCTGTCACCTTGTTTTTCTTTGGATTAAAAAAATTAGGATCTCCAGCAACAGCTAGAAGTGGCAATTTATGGGCAGCTATTGGGATGTTAATTGCTGTTGTTGCCACAATGTTAGATCGGCAGATTTTGAACTATCAAATGATCGCCCTCGCCTTAATTATTGGTTCAGTCATTGGGGCGGTAATTGCGTATAAAGTTCAAATGACAGAAATGCCCCAAATGGTGGGGTTACTCAATGGTTTAGGCGGTGCTGCTTCTTCAATGGTCGCGGTGGGAGAATTTTGGCGCTATTTAGCCGCTTCAGAATCTCCCCCTTTAGGCACAACCATTACCGCAATTTTAGGGGTATTAATTGGGGGTGTAACCTTTACAGGTTCCATGATTGCCTTTGCCAAATTACAGGGAATTATGAGTGGTTCTCCCATCTTATTTCCCCTACAACAACAGTTTAATATTCTGTTGTTTGTTGCCTTTGGTTTGGGTAGTGTTTATATTTGCCTAACCCCATTTAATGTGGCGGTCTTTTTAGGGTTAGTCTTCATTTCTCTAATATTAGGCGTGTTATTTGTCATCCCCATTGGTGGCGGTGATATGCCCGTTGTGATTTCTCTGTTAAACTCCTTTTCGGGATTGGCCGCATCCGCCGCCGGGTTTGTGGTGATGAATAACCTGTTAATCATTGCTGGGGCGTTAGTTGGAGCATCAGGGATTATCTTAACGGTGATTATGTGTAAGGCGATGAACCGTTCTTTAACGAACGTGCTATTTGCTGGGTTTGGCACAGGAGAAGGAGGTTCTGGGGCTGCCAGTGGAGGCACTGCAACAGATCAAACGGTTCGCAGTATTGACCCCGAAGAAGGGGCGATGATGTTAGGATATGCCCGGTCTGTGGTGATTGTCCCCGGTTATGGGATGGCCGTTGCCCAAGCCCAGCATAGTGTTAAGGAGTTGGTGGATCAATTAGAAAATAATGGGGTGGATGTTAAATATGCCATTCATCCTGTGGCGGGACGGATGCCGGGACACATGAATGTACTGTTAGCAGAGGCAAATGTTCCCTATCCTCAGTTATATGACATGGATGACATTAATCCACAGTTCGATCAAACCGATGTAGCATTAGTTATCGGAGCTAATGATGTAGTGAACCCGGCGGCACGGGAAGATAAAAATAGTCCTATTTATGGGATGCCGATTTTGGATGTCGATAAAGCTAAACATACCATCGTGATTAAACGCAGTATGAATACTGGGTTTGCTGGGGTAGAAAATGACCTGTTTTATAAAGATAAAACCATGATGTTGTTTGGTAGTGCGAAGGATGTTGTGGCGAAGTTGGTTTCGGAAGTCAAACAACTGTAA
- a CDS encoding NAD(P) transhydrogenase subunit alpha — MTTETLISALFVFVLATFAGFEVITKVPPTLHTPLMSGANAISGISVLGALIIAGDRDWNVTVILGFIGIVLAMINVVGGFLVTDRMLEMFKKKEAKA, encoded by the coding sequence ATGACTACTGAAACCTTAATTTCCGCATTGTTTGTGTTTGTTTTAGCAACCTTTGCGGGGTTTGAAGTGATTACGAAAGTTCCGCCGACCTTGCATACTCCCTTAATGTCTGGGGCTAATGCGATTTCAGGAATTTCTGTTTTAGGTGCGTTAATTATTGCGGGCGATCGCGATTGGAATGTTACCGTTATTCTGGGATTTATTGGCATTGTTCTCGCCATGATTAACGTTGTCGGTGGCTTTTTAGTCACAGATCGAATGCTGGAAATGTTTAAGAAAAAGGAGGCTAAAGCCTAA
- a CDS encoding ABC exporter membrane fusion protein, with the protein MVREATVGKLSAPKFPKPGILIAATTLAISGLTAYTFWRYRPTPAEPVATSETLAPEIKTVTALGWLEPQGEIIKLSAPQSNPGSRVDQLLVKEGDWVEAGKAIAVLDSRDRLQAALEQTKTEVEVAQARLEQVQAGAKQGDIEAQKARFQGNQAELEGQIITQKATIATLEAQLRGERSAQEATLDRIQAELNNAETNCQRYETLYADGAVSAQDRDSQCLEAETSLKRLQEAQANLNETVTSRQEQIREAQANLSRTIATVDRQIAEAEATLTAVAEVRPVDVQLAKSELTKAQAAVKQAEANLEQAYVRSPQAGRVIEVNTHAGELISNEGILELGQTQQMYAVAEIYDSDIPKVRPGQTATITADALPQALKGTVEEVGLRVKKQSALDIDPTTNIDARVIEVRVKLDEISSQKAESLTNLQVKVTLNQ; encoded by the coding sequence ATGGTGCGCGAAGCGACAGTTGGTAAACTTTCAGCCCCGAAATTTCCTAAACCAGGAATTCTCATTGCTGCAACCACCCTAGCGATCAGTGGTTTAACGGCCTATACCTTCTGGCGATATCGCCCCACTCCCGCCGAACCTGTAGCGACATCTGAAACCCTGGCCCCAGAAATAAAAACCGTGACCGCATTAGGTTGGTTAGAACCCCAAGGCGAAATTATTAAACTGTCCGCCCCCCAGTCCAACCCAGGGAGTCGGGTGGATCAATTATTAGTGAAAGAAGGAGACTGGGTAGAGGCGGGAAAAGCGATCGCTGTGTTGGATAGCCGAGATCGACTCCAAGCCGCCCTAGAACAAACTAAAACCGAAGTAGAAGTCGCCCAAGCCCGTTTAGAACAAGTTCAAGCTGGGGCGAAACAAGGAGATATTGAAGCGCAAAAAGCCCGATTTCAGGGCAACCAAGCGGAGTTAGAGGGGCAAATTATTACTCAAAAAGCCACCATTGCCACCTTAGAAGCCCAACTGCGGGGAGAACGCAGCGCCCAAGAAGCCACCCTCGACCGGATTCAAGCGGAACTCAACAACGCTGAAACCAACTGTCAACGTTACGAAACCTTATATGCTGATGGGGCTGTGTCTGCCCAAGATCGAGATAGTCAATGTTTGGAAGCTGAAACCAGCCTCAAACGGCTACAGGAAGCCCAAGCCAACCTCAACGAAACCGTTACCAGCCGTCAAGAACAAATTCGAGAAGCCCAAGCGAACCTTAGCCGCACTATCGCCACTGTAGACCGACAAATTGCTGAAGCGGAGGCGACGTTAACGGCCGTTGCAGAAGTTCGTCCGGTGGATGTCCAGTTAGCCAAAAGTGAGTTAACCAAAGCCCAAGCGGCTGTTAAACAAGCTGAAGCGAACTTAGAACAAGCTTATGTGCGATCGCCCCAAGCTGGACGGGTGATCGAGGTGAATACCCACGCCGGAGAACTAATTTCTAATGAAGGTATTCTGGAATTGGGACAAACCCAACAAATGTATGCCGTTGCTGAAATTTATGATAGTGATATTCCTAAAGTTCGCCCCGGACAAACCGCAACTATTACCGCCGATGCGTTACCCCAAGCGTTAAAAGGAACGGTTGAAGAAGTGGGGTTAAGGGTGAAAAAACAAAGTGCTTTAGATATTGATCCGACGACAAATATTGATGCCAGAGTCATCGAAGTTCGCGTAAAATTAGATGAAATTTCTAGCCAAAAAGCCGAGAGTTTAACGAATTTACAAGTTAAAGTCACCCTTAATCAGTAA